The Rosa rugosa chromosome 3, drRosRugo1.1, whole genome shotgun sequence sequence AAGTACTCCTGAAGGTGCAGATGCCAATGGTACTGATGCAACAGATCAGTCGCTCAGAAAACCAGTTATTGATCCTTTTGATAATGAACAAAGTGATCCTAAGAAATCAAATGCCATGAGTAAGTTCCCGCCTCTTTCCCTCCTCTGATAATCTTATACTGCATGCCAAATCCTGATGTAACCCATGGATTGTTACTCGTCTCACATCTGATTTGACATCAACAAACACACTTGCAATTGTACTGATAAAAGCCCTTTCATACAGGAAGTTCACTCTGGGAGATTGATACCCTCCGTCACCATTACTGCCCACATGTTGCAAGGTTCATGCTTCAGTCCTTATCTTGCATGATTTTTGTATTGCCATCATGCCCTTGATCTTTCTTGATATCATTGTTTCTTGGCTATTAGGTTTGTGGTGTCACTTGAGAATGATTTGACAGTCAGAGCCAAAACCACTGAAATTTCTGTTGGAGATTTCAGCTCGGGTTCGTATGCAACAATATTTGGAGAAGAGGTATATATTGATTCTAAGAATTCATGCAGTAATGCAGTAGAATTTTATAGCATTCATGAAATTGACCTTTTAAAGAATAAATAGAGGGAGTTTTTAACACACCTTAAAAGTCAATCTACACACCTTTtggacttttttattttttttattttctttcatgCTATCTTTAATACATAAATTATTCATTATATTGAGAGGGTATTGTGGGCAATTCGATCAAATCGCAAGAATATAGGGTATCTTAGTAACAATATTATAGAAGAAATAGGATATGTGCTTGCATCGCAAAATCATAAGTTGGTTTGACTTATGCCTTGTGCAATTAATTTGATGCTTTTGTACCAACTAGCTATTGATCTAGTGGTATTTCTAATCCACAAAATTGGGCAAGGTCTGTAGTTCAAATCCCTCCTTCCTCACTCAAGATAAGGAAAACTGATCTTATTAGGATTTACTGTGGCCTACTTATTGCTTTGGATCTCAGCAGAATAGCTCTGGTATATTTCCGCTGTGATTGTCAGTTCCACCCATGCATTAGTTCATCCGAACTTCAGGCTGCCTGTTTTCCTCTAGACTATTGTAGGACAGTAACTGCACTGATTACTTCTGTCGTGCTGTTAACTTTTCCTTCGGGTCCTagcctagaagaaaaaagaataggGGCTTTACAGTAGGCAATGTGTAGTCCTTGATAACTTGATTTAGTAATTGCTTTGACTCTATTGCAGATGAGACGGCGGGTAAAGCAGGCTCCAATATCATTCTACAGAACAACTCCCACCTCTTTATTCACGGAGTCTGAGACCGATTTTCTTGGGTGGACATTCAAGCGTGAGGACACTAAGAGAAAGAACGATAGCACTCATGAGAATGGGGAAATGCATAAAGAAAGTGATCGTAATTCAGGAAAACGACAAAGAGTTGAGTGTTCATAAGAATGATCGTAATTCGATAAAACGGCGAGACAAGTTGCTTGTGAATTACATTTAGACGGTTCTTAGGTCTATATTGTTTTCTCATTTGtacaccgccagcaaattttgTTCACCAACGAGAGGCTGTTAGTCTATCCCTGTACTTCACAGCACAATCAAGACCTTGAACTTCCATTAAAAGAGGTATTACAGTAGGCAAGTTTTTAAAATAATTTCTGTTACATTGTTAATCTATAGTACGTTTTACCCAGAAAGAAATATGAATGAGTTGACGTAACCatgttttttcaatttcttcctgCATAATACATTATATTTGTATCCCAAAAACATGAGACTTCATATTACTGGCAACTGTTTTCAGAAAATCAATAGTTTTTTCTCATCTCtttaaatgaaggaaaaaatacAGTTTTAATCACTCAATTTTCGCTTGATCTACACTTTGGTCACTTATGTTTATAAAAtaggtccttgacccaaagcaccaaaatagactaaaactatcccacttaccccaacaacaaaaTTATATTCCCACTATCACAATTTAAgataaaatgacaattttaccctcgatgtaattaatgaattacaaatACCCCTCCTTcctatctctttctctctctctcgctctctctctctctcctccctcaccAGCGATTTCTTctgcctcctctctctctctctctcgctctctctcacgCCAGCGCACGGCCTTCAGCTCCGGACTCTGGTCTAGATGGCCGGCGGCGAGACGAGGCCGACGATGACGTCGACAGAGGTGATACATCGGCGATGGTGCAGATCCAATCGACGACCTCAAACGCCGCTTTGTCGTTTCACTGCAAAACGACGCCGAACAAAGCGGTGACGATGGCCTGCCGTTTATGGTCGACGAGCTTCACAGGCTCCGAGTCGAGGAGCTCCAGCTCGAGGTCCGCCGTCACGACGTTTCGATGGTGTAAAAACTCGACGTCCCTCTTTGGATTGAGATATGACTGTGAGACTTCTTCGTTTCAATGGTCTTGGAGATCTGAGTGTGTGTGTTGTATGTGTCTCTTGTGTGTTACAAGTCGTTGGAGCTGAAGGTGAAGAggatggaggaggaggacagAGACTGGAGCTTGAAGGCGGTGGAGGCGGAGCAGTACAATTAGCAAGGAACACTTGTCCTGGAACCGGCCAATTTTGTCCTTCAGgcctttggtttttttttttttttttttggtccgaGTCCCTGGAGGCTTAGAATGTCCTTCTAGTCATGGTACCAATGAACGATAAAAGTCAATACAAGTAACCTAGGAGGTGAATCTCCATATCCAACAAAACTAGGTCACCTACTGCATTTTTATTAAGGGGCAACAGATGTCTATAGACGTCCAAtaaaagtctattggggggcaatagacgtctactggggggcaatagacgttttgaattgatataatctcctcgttttttttctgtaatcaaagttttatttgtctaaatttagggagattagttcccattttggtaatctaaacgtctattggggggcaatagacgtctactggggggcaatacatagctgatagtcgtctattggggggcaatacatggctgatagtcgtctattggagggcaatagacgtctattgggggcaaaaaaactttccggtgagattttcaacaaattccggtgggcggcagccggtgaccggattccggcgaaagttggccggaatccggcgaccggtgaccggaatccggtaaaagttggccggattccggcggccggtgacgggctccggcgaagtttcctatagttctctctctctctctctctctctctctctctctctctctctctctctctctctctctctctctaagtaaataaggggtgaagggtaaaatggtattaaaaaaaaattaaaaacaaaaaaaaaatcttaatggggtattagggaagactcccttagagtgtattgggtaagagagaattaaaaaaactcaatggggttagtgggaaaaaaatccctagaaatggggtaaatggacaaaaacccttataaaatctcactttagtcactcaactttaattTCGACTATCACTTTTGTCCGCCGGTGaatttttccaataaaaaaagtcacataACGCCTCACATACCATATTTTAAGGGTTATTTTAAGCTGTTGAAGAGATGTGAGACATTTGATTTGAATATAGattgaaattttctgaaattataggatgaaaataacccttaaaaaatGGCATGTGAGGCGTtatatgactttttttttatcagaaaaaTTCACCggcggactaaagtgatagtcggagttaaGTTGAGcgactaaagtgagattttataaacatgagtgaccaaagtgtcaatcaagcgAAAGTTAAGTGACTAAAACTGTATTTTTTCCTTAAATGAAATAACACTTCCTTGTACAACTCATCAGTTCATCGCCACAAATTTTCTGGTCGTCCAAAAATATGATATTACATGGGAAGGGAAGAGATGAAGATAAGATTGGTAATCTTATCCAtttcaaattaaaaataaaaatagtacGGGAAAGTCTCAAGAGGACTAGTGCCCAAAATCCTTAAAGAACACATTCTGATAGTGTCTGCACCCGACACGAAATTTCGAAAACATTGATGACAACTTTGAGATCAAGTTTGAAAGCAACCCCGCATGGCTTGGAGTATTGGTTTCTTATATAAAATTGATTCCCGACACGCTTGAAAAAAGAAACTGATTTATTTACTATTAAGAATTATTATGTACAACAAATTTCAATCAAGCCAGACAGATTAATTAGAACCCACTACAAGCAATGGTTGGCTGTTGATGGCATTATGAATGAAGAAATaagtaaaagagagaaaaagactGATCCTTCAATAATCATAATCAATATCATCCACAAACATGATGTTTGAGCATCTAATCTGGTCATACATTACTATCTAGTACCTCCTGCAGAAGATTCAGACCTTCTGCTGATATATTCCTCTTGAACTTGAACTTTGGGATCTCAAGCTGAGGCGGTGGTTCTGGGGAGAAGCATACCACTACGACGGTCAAGTTATCACATGTATCACGCTTGAGAGCTTCTCTAACTAGCTCTCTGGAGCATCTTTCAGGATCATTGTGAAGCATCAATTCTTTCCTTGCAATTGTGACGGCACACTGGCTGCTCATCACATCCCACAGTCCATCACAACCTATGATCAAGAACTCATCTTCCTCACTCAGAATTGTCTCCTCAAGCTCCGGTTCTGCACTTAAGGGACAAGAGGAACCTTTGGACCCTTTCATGTGCCAATCTCCAAGTGCTCGTGCCACTGACAATTGGCCGTTGAGGTATCCATCATACACCACGCCTCCCAGTTCTTCAATTCTTACTCTTTCTGAAGCACAATTTGGTTTATGGTCTTTGGAAAGTTCCACCACCCTGCCTCTTCTTCCCAGAACAGCTCGACAATCTCCAGCATTGGCAACTAGCATCGTCCTAAACAAGACATTATGTGTAAATCATTTGTTTCATCCATAAAAAGACAGTTAATAGACATAGGGAACTTTGTGGTTGAAAACCTACAGGAATCCTTCAGCACATTTTTTCTAACAGAAAAATCTATCTAGTGTACCTGGTCAATACTCAAGACCATAAAGCTATGTTATAGCTGTATCCATTGCAAAACGGAAGGAAGGGTTTACACATGTGACCCCTTGCCTCACACCCCAAATTTCTATTACCATGTTTCAAGCCTCTACATGGATGCCAGAAAATTTAAGGGCATGAAAGCATTCCTGGATGACATGGCAACAGTAAGAAGAGTGTGGAAAGTAGAGTGCTCGACAGGAAAGATGATGAAAGTTTACCCGTGGACTTGGCACAATACAACTAGCCTATAACATAAAATTATGTTGAGATAAATCAAATTTTCACAGTAACCATTCTCCAGCATGTAACTCCATAAGCTCCGTAATATTTCTGGTACCACTTAATTCACTAATTGTTTCCAAGgagaaattaaagaagaagTTTGACATGCAACTGGGGAGTGAGATAGAGCGTCATACAGCGAAGACTAACATACAACCACTGTAGAGTAACTTCAAGGTCATGATAAGTGTTTACTCTGAGCAATTTGTCAAGACCAATACCAGATGATAAAAGACACAATAGATTGATAATAACTCTCACCTTCCAGAGATAAGGGCAGTAAGTGCAGTGGTACCAGAGGAACTATCAAGAGTACCATTATCAGCAAAAGCATGGTCAGCCTTTAGAAAAGCACTCTTAATAGCTTGCTTAGCACAAAAAGGGAAATGTGAATCCTCCACTATAAACCTCAAAATATTCTCTCTGATATAAGAAGCTGCATCTGTACCACCATGGCCATCAAAAACCTACAATAGAACAAAAATGTTAACAGACCATGGTATGTTCTAGTTGTGCACCCAAACATTACTGTACCacaaatttcattaatcaacatTAAAATAGCAATTCTATACAACCAAAATGAACTGTACTGATTAAAAACTCAGTTACACACCCCATAGAAAGCTCCAGGAGAAGGAAAGTCTGCAGTAGATCCTAGATGTTCAAGAATATTGTCTATACAGATATGCTCATCCTCCATAAATTGTTTCGGTCCAATCTCTGAACAGCTTCCGGACCGAAAAATAGGTACAAATGGTGAATTACTATCTGACGAGGATTTTGAGCTAACAATCCCACTATCGAACTCCTACGTAAAGAGTGAAAAGGCACATCAAATTCCATTCAAATTTAATACGAATGAATGACAAATTCTGAGTACAGGCAAACTAACCACTTCAGTTGCAGGAGCCAACTGGGCAGAGCTGACACAGTTCCTAATAGCTGAAAGATGCCTAGGAGGTTTGCCGATGTTGGATTGCTTCATGTTCTCAAAAGTATTTGATTTCTCGTCCCTTGTAACAGTTACGTTCTTTCTGTAACTGCCATCTAACATGGAAAGTGAAGATGGGGTATCTGTCCCTGCAGccattttctttccaaaacATAATCCACTCCTTGATCGAAAATTCGATCCCAAGTATTCCCTCTCCAGCGCGCTCCTCTTTTTTATTACAAAAAGGTGGTTCAAACTTCAAGAGCTTCAATTAAAGAGATCAGGAACAGACCCCAAACGGCACCACACAATGGTTTCAATACTAATCCTCCCTTTCTGTTGTTTCTTCAAACACTTTGTTGGGTACCTGAGTAGAAATAACCAGAAAAATTCTCAACTCACTTTGCTGTGCTAAAAAGTAAGATCAAATATCCCAGTTAATCAACGGAACCAAAAGCTACAACTATATAGTCTTAAATTATATTAAACTAAAAACACCCTGAAAAGCACATCCAGATCATTTTGACATTTCATAAGATCACCCACAAAACCCATATACCAATTCAGCAAACCAAAGTCCACCACAACTCAAAACCCATTATTCTAATTTTTGTATCATACAAAGCACATAGCTTTTCATTTCCAATCAAAAAAGCATAATTCCCAGATTCAAactccaaaaaaaattaaattaaatccaAATATAGAAACCACCACAGACTAAGCAAATAAGTaaacccaaaacaaacaaaaaacccaaACCCACTATGAAAAACACCCAACATGAATCACACACCAAATTAGAACAAGTCTTCAAGCACAAAGATTCAAGCTTTGCTTATGTAACAAACATAGAATTAAGAGCAAATAGTTGGTAaaacatgatgatgatgatgatgctgaAATATACTTGCCGTACAGCTGTGGTAAGCTGAGATGAAAATCTTCAAAGATCCCTGAAAGAGAATTTGGAAAAGGAGAGGAAAAGAATTGCCCAAGTCTCCGAAGCTCTCAAACTCAAAAAtgctttctttttcattttcattttttatttatttatttatttttatacatTTTTCTGGTTTTAGGATTGATGTTGACTCGTTGAATAAAGGGGGTTGATGGAGGAAGAAAAATGGGGGAACTGGCACGTTGTTTTGGGGAAACCGGCTATTGCAGGTGGATCCGGTGGACCTTGTGAATACGGACTGCGGCGTGTACTGACACGTAGCCGGGAGGAGTAGATAATTGGGTTGTTTACCGGTTAACGGGGGGAGGGTGGTGGTAAAGTTCAGCAATTGCGGCTGGGTTGGCCTACCACCGTTGGATTTGAACAGTTAAGAATCAACGCGCGAGATGGGGGCTGACGGTTATCACCAAACGTGGGAATCGGTAGTTGACGGTCGTTGACATTGCGAATTGCGTTTTCAAAGTTCTTTTCTTCTATCCAACCACCAAGAATGGAGGCTTGCAAAGAAAACAAGGGGGGAGTTTCTAAACCATCATCCACACTCACCGGCCACTTGATCATTTTTAAGTAGAATGTAGGGGAAGTTTGCGAAATTACCTTGAGCTGGTCTGAACGTTACTCGCTCTAGTGTTTATGTTTCCAAAAACCGCACAAGTTGACTAAATGTTATGAATAGTCTAAATTCGAgatattttctcaaattttcctTGAAAGTATTTCCATCAATGAAATTTGCATACGTGTATTCTTTGTCTTTTAAATATTAATACTTTTAATAAATTGCAtataagttttattttgttatatAAGTGATCGGAGCTACTGTCCACACAAATCATTCAGTTTCATATATGATTTATCTGATTGTTTAGGATTTCTCAAATTGTACTTGAATTTATAGTTTCTGCcaatcacttcaatttcggcAATGGGCGAGATAAGGTAAGTAAATGTAGATATTTAGAACTTAAATTTCATGTTTCAATTCAAAGGCATTAATGAAAAGGGATGCTTTTTCCATTTGGATTTCCTATTGATTAGCCAAATGAGAGGGACTCATaacatgttttttgtttttttgttagtGAGGTATGACCAAAACACCACCTTTGAAGCTGACAAAAACGGTCCCTTTACACATTTTCATTGATGTGATCAATTGTGTGCATGACATTGTTTAGCCTCCAACACATATTGTCAGCTTCTTTTCAGTAGGTAAAACATGGGTTTCAatttcatgcttataatttgcTGCCATCTGTCATAGGATTTGACATGAATGATCATCAGCTACAAATGCCACATTACCTAGATTTCTGAAGGCATAAGATTGCTGCCATTCTTTTCTGAAGCACTTTAGATGCTCAAAGTTATGCTACTTTCTCAGATTAATTCATACCAAAGTATGTTGATAAAATATTTTCCGAAGCGTTACATGATTGTAACTCTAACTTTCATCAGCACATGCATTTGCTACATAGAACGTGTAGGATTTTCGATTGCATACACCGCTGCAGCAGATGCTTCCGGTATAAGTCAATCAAACAAAGGCAccattctctctacattctaTTATGGCTATGCCTGTTCACAAATTCCTGGAGGTTGGGCAGCTCAAAAGTTTGGAGGAAGGTCTGTTCTCCTCATCTCATTTGTTTCATGGTCCTTAACATATGCTTTTGTCCCTCTGGACCCTAAAAATGTCAAAACTATGGTTTTGGCTCGGTTGCTTGTTGGTGTGGCACAGGGGTTCATGTTCCCTTCCATCCACTCTGTTCTCGCTCAATGGGTTCCACAAAATGAGAGGTCCAGATCAGTTTCCCTCACAACTTCTGGGATGTACCTTGGTGCAGCTGCAGGTATGCTTGTGGTTCCAACCCTAGTGAAGTTGACAAGCCCCCAATTTGTGTTTTTGGGTGAAGCAACTTTAGGGACTATTTGGTCAGTGCTTTGGTTAAACTATGCTAGTGAACCACCAATTCAATTGTCTAAGCAAAATGGAGCATTTCCTAATTCTActagaaaaaccaaaattcCATGGAAGAGTATTTTTAAAAGCTTACCTATTTGGGCTATTGTGGTGAACAATTTCACTTTCCACTATGCTTTGTATGTCATGATGAATTGGCTTCCAACATACTTTGAACAAGGCCTGAAGCTTAGTCTTCAAGAAATGGGGACTTACAAAATGGTGCCTTATTTCAACATGTTCATGTTCTCAAACATTGGTGGATTTGTAGCTGATTATTTAATCACAAAGAGGCTCATGTCTGTGACTAGAACTAGAAAGTTCTTGAACACTTTAGGGTTCATGGTTGCTTCTATTGCATTGATGGCACTGCCCAAATTCAGAACTTCAACTGCGGCTGTGATTTGTTCTTCATTTGCACTTGGGTTTTTGGCTTTAGGCAGAGCTGGGTTTGCAGTGAATCACATGGACATTGCTCCAAGGTATGCAGGAATTGTGATGGGTGTGTCTAACACAGCTGGTACATTAGCTGGGATAATTGGGGTTGATCTCACTGGGAAACTTTTAGAAGCTTCTAGATCTGCTCACGATTCGGATCTTTCGAGTCCAGAAAGCTGGACATCAGTTTTCATGATTCCTGGGGTGCTTTGCATTTTCAGCTCAATCGGGTTTTTGATCTTCTCAACTGGGGAGAGGATTTTTGACTGAGTTAGGCTTGTTATGGAACTTGGAAGCAGATAAATGAATTGAACAGGAAAAGGCCTGCATTCTTGTGATTTGTAGATAAATGAACTGAACCTTTAGATCAAAGTTTTAGCATTGAGTGAATTTTGAAGGTTTTTTAATATTCAGCCTGATTAACTTGAAGCTCATTTTAGAGCATAATGAGTTGGAGCctctgcaaaactttaagtatTCTTCTCCAAATCAAGCATAGTTTCAGATGCCATAAAGGAAATCCTGTCAGAAATCAACCATTTGGTTTATTGTATCATATTCCTATCATGAAAGAACTTGCAAAGACTAAAGAAAATTGTGGATGCTCACAAAATTGATTGATAGCACATGTATGCGCACAAATGAAATGATccatatataagaaacaaaaatatgggCCCACTGAGTTTGGGCTATGGCTTTACTATCACTACCTGTTTTTCACCCTCTCATgatagaaaaggaaaaagaaaaagaaggtcaAAAGCAATCGAAGGAACAAAGAATTCAGCCATGCACTTGTTCTGAAGATTGTCTAATACAAAAGATGAGAAAACACGTACAGTACCCCTCCACAAAGACCATGTGGAAACCCAATAGCCCAAGTTGCTTTCATTCTTTGGTTTGAAGCATTCTCATAGCATTTTAATACCCTCAGCTCCAATGGGATTCTTCTTTTCTTGTGAGTTTTGGCATTATAGCTTTACTTTAGTGACTCTTCACCTTTGTTCTTGCCTTATTTGTCCAATCGATTCTGTTTCCACTAGatcttaattaatgaaatgtATTCAGAATGTGGTGGTTGTTTGACCCAGAGTCACCAGCTCCACCTCTTGTTCCTTTCTTCTATCCCCTCTGAAATCACCTgaacttctgtttttttttcacGTTTTTTTTTGTGCTGAGCTTGGTGGTCACTCCACATATATTTTGCTTTAGTGAGACAGATTTGTGCTTTTGGTTTGTTCTACTGTCTTCACTTTGGGTTTCAAGTAGCATAGTCCTTTAACTTTGACAACCTATTGCATTTGGTTCAGTTTGTTTAAGCTTCTAATTGGTATTTCTTCTTCTCCTGGAAAACTTCATTAGCACCAACAATTATTTATGGTGTATGAAATTGGGAGGTGCTAGCTGTTTCTTTCCCAATTCAAAATGCTACTGTACGTTTGAGTTCTAAGTTGCTTGTAGATAAAACTACCACAGAAGCtatatttagtatttgaaatttATTGTTCCATTTGTTCGTACTGTTTAAATATAAGAAAGTTAGCAAGGTTCTCAGCGTAATATCACAATGAATCTAGTTTGTCTCTTGGCAATCCTCATTATCTGTATTGGAAGATCCACAGAAGGAGCATCAAGACCTGCTGTTGTGAACATTGGAGCTATGTTTGCAGTAAGCACCATTAATGGAGGAGTCTCAAAGATTGCCATTAAGGCTGCCGAGGAGGATGTGAATGCCGATCCAAGCATTCTTAGTGGAACTAAATTTTCTGTATCTATTCATGATTCGAACTACAGTGGATTTCTCAGCATCATCGGAGGTATACAATTTTGCTTATGCATGCCTACTTTTTTCCTTGGAACAATTGTGTTTGACCATAAATATATAATTGTAGTTTAcacttttttttaatcacagCACTAAATTACATGGAGTCTGATACCGTGGCTATAATTGGTCCTCAAACTTCTGTAATGGCTCATATAATCTCACATCTTGCAAATGAACTACACGTACCGTTACTGTCATTCACTGCACTAGATCCCACCCTATCAAGCCTGCAGTACCCTTACTTTCTTCAAACTGCACCAAATGATCAATTCCAGATGAATGCTGTTGGAGACATGGTTAGTTATTTCGGTTGGAAGGAGGTGGTTGCACTTTTCACTGATGATGATCAGAGCCGAAATGGTGTTACTGCATTAGGTGATAAGCTTGCAGAAAAAATGCACAAGATTTCTTACAAGGCAGTACTTCCACCTGATCCAACAGCAACTCGAGACCAAGTTAAGACTGAGCTGGTAAAGATTCAGATAATGGAGTCTCGAGTAATTGTTCTACACACATTCTCGAAAACCGGCCTTTTGGTTTTTGATGTTGCAAAGGAACTTGGGATGATGGAGAGTGGATATGTTTGGATAGCTACTGCTTGGTTGTCCACAGTTTTGGATTCAACTTCCCCACTTCCTCAGAAGACTAAAGACTCCATCGAAGGAGCTCTCACTCTTCGTCCGCACACACCGGATTCAAAAGGGAAAAGAGCTTTCATTTCAAGGTGGAAGAAGTTGAGTAATGGCACTAGAGGGTTGAACCCTTATGCTCTATATGCCTATGACACTGTTTGGATTATTGCTCATGCTGTCAATTTGCTTTTGGATCAGGGAGGTACCATTTCTTTTTCCAATCATGCTAGTAT is a genomic window containing:
- the LOC133736280 gene encoding probable protein phosphatase 2C 27 — protein: MAAGTDTPSSLSMLDGSYRKNVTVTRDEKSNTFENMKQSNIGKPPRHLSAIRNCVSSAQLAPATEVEFDSGIVSSKSSSDSNSPFVPIFRSGSCSEIGPKQFMEDEHICIDNILEHLGSTADFPSPGAFYGVFDGHGGTDAASYIRENILRFIVEDSHFPFCAKQAIKSAFLKADHAFADNGTLDSSSGTTALTALISGRTMLVANAGDCRAVLGRRGRVVELSKDHKPNCASERVRIEELGGVVYDGYLNGQLSVARALGDWHMKGSKGSSCPLSAEPELEETILSEEDEFLIIGCDGLWDVMSSQCAVTIARKELMLHNDPERCSRELVREALKRDTCDNLTVVVVCFSPEPPPQLEIPKFKFKRNISAEGLNLLQEVLDSNV
- the LOC133741487 gene encoding probable anion transporter 5, with protein sequence MLLSQINSYQSMLIKYFPKRYMIVTLTFISTCICYIERVGFSIAYTAAADASGISQSNKGTILSTFYYGYACSQIPGGWAAQKFGGRSVLLISFVSWSLTYAFVPLDPKNVKTMVLARLLVGVAQGFMFPSIHSVLAQWVPQNERSRSVSLTTSGMYLGAAAGMLVVPTLVKLTSPQFVFLGEATLGTIWSVLWLNYASEPPIQLSKQNGAFPNSTRKTKIPWKSIFKSLPIWAIVVNNFTFHYALYVMMNWLPTYFEQGLKLSLQEMGTYKMVPYFNMFMFSNIGGFVADYLITKRLMSVTRTRKFLNTLGFMVASIALMALPKFRTSTAAVICSSFALGFLALGRAGFAVNHMDIAPRYAGIVMGVSNTAGTLAGIIGVDLTGKLLEASRSAHDSDLSSPESWTSVFMIPGVLCIFSSIGFLIFSTGERIFD